The Rhododendron vialii isolate Sample 1 chromosome 5a, ASM3025357v1 genome contains a region encoding:
- the LOC131328063 gene encoding uncharacterized protein LOC131328063 isoform X2: MPLFAKVHHQLKHLAFLSSLFTDLMKKLASVCNGDIILKYQIIPEDLDALVSVKTEEDLRHMLDEHDRYESMGNPMLRAFLFPANPVVTENWMMTSTEHQAIEQRYIDAVNGIIRSTTTVTTAIKHHVTTGKPLSPTGVSSTSSSPKSPESCNIETVFQKSRQLHIHRVHSSPSISSLSGQNHHSPTTAPMPHNQQHNQNYQKLQRHGYLSPRSQTPERLVSVRSVGREDSWKYQVIPGPPGNYYPVAIARHTRGSGCYCSKCMHFDEYGAYKNRKIARAGSPFRSPPLPRSPS, from the coding sequence ATGCCCTTGTTTGCAAAAGTGCATCATCAACTGAAACACCTCGCGTTCCTTTCTTCTTTATTTACAGACCTAATGAAAAAGCTTGCAAGTGTATGCAACGGCGACATCATCCTCAAGTATCAAATAATCCCTGAAGATCTCGACGCCCTAGTCTCAGTGAAAACCGAGGAGGATCTCCGCCATATGCTCGACGAGCATGACCGATATGAAAGCATGGGGAACCCAATGCTTAGAGCCTTCCTCTTCCCAGCTAACCCAGTTGTAACAGAGAACTGGATGATGACCTCCACCGAACACCAAGCAATCGAGCAACGATACATCGATGCCGTCAACGGCATAATCCGATCAACAACCACGGTGACCACTGCCATTAAACACCATGTCACCACTGGAAAACCCCTTTCGCCTACCGGAGTTTCCTCAACCAGCTCCTCTCCAAAGTCTCCTGAGAGCTGCAACATAGAAACTGTTTTCCAGAAAAGTCGACAACTCCATATCCATCGGGTCCACAGCTCACCCAGCATATCTAGTCTCAGTGGCCAAAACCACCACAGCCCTACTACTGCTCCCATGCCCCACAACCAGCAGCACAACCAGAATTACCAGAAACTCCAACGCCATGGGTATCTATCTCCTAGATCACAAACACCGGAGAGGCTGGTTTCGGTTAGGTCCGTTGGGAGAGAAGACTCCTGGAAGTACCAAGTGATTCCCGGACCACCGGGAAACTATTACCCGGTGGCAATAGCCAGACACACAAGGGGAAGTGGGTGCTACTGCAGCAAATGCATGCACTTCGATGAATATGGTGCTTATAAGAATAGAAAGATTGCTAGAGCAGGTAGCCCCTTTAGAAGTCCCCCTCTTCCCAGAAGCCCGTCGTGA
- the LOC131328062 gene encoding stromal 70 kDa heat shock-related protein, chloroplastic-like, translating into MAASTAQIHAFGGKPSFASSSSSSRRGGVVFFTQRLSTANSSSFRFPKLRTSSSGSRRGGGVGPVRVVAEKVVGIDLGTTNSAVAVMEGGKPVIATNSEGQRTTPSVVAWTKIGDLLVGQIAKRQAVVNSENTFFSVKRFIGRKMAEVDEEAKQVSYTVVRDENGNVKLECPAMGKQFAAEEISAQVLRKLVDDASKFLNDKVTKAVVTVPAYFNDSQRTATKDAGRIAGLEVLRIINEPTAASLAYGFEKKNNETILVFDLGGGTFDVSVLEVGDGVFEVLSTSGDTHLGGDDFDKRIVDWLAASFKKDEGIDLLKDKQALQRLTETAEKAKMELSSLTQTSISLPFITATADGPKHIETTLTRAKFEELCSDLLDRLKRPVETSLRDAKLSFSDLDEVILVGGSTRIPAVQELVRRVTGKEPNVTVNPDEVVALGAAVQAGVLAGDVSDIVLLDVIPLSLGLETLGGVMTKIIPRNTTLPTSKSEVFSTAADGQSSVEINVLQGEREFVRDNKSLGSFRLDGIPPAPRGVPQIEVKFDIDANGILSVAAVDKGTGKKQDITITGASTLPGDEVERMVKEAERFAKEDKEKREAIDTKNQADSVVYQTEKQLKELGEKVPGPVKEKVEAKLKDLKDAISGGSTQAMKDTMAALNQEVMQLGQSLYNQPGDGVAADGGAGPAPGGSTGPSESSGKGPDGDVIDADFTDSK; encoded by the exons ATGGCGGCGTCTACAGCTCAGATTCACGCTTTCGGTGGGAAACCATCCTTCGCTTCCTCTTCATCTTCGAGTCGAAGAGGAGGTGTCGTGTTCTTCACCCAGCGACTGAGCACTGCTAATTCGTCGTCGTTCCGCTTTCCGAAACTAAGGACGAGCAGCAGCGGAAGCAGGAGAG GAGGTGGTGTGGGACCAGTGAGGGTGGTGGCAGAGAAGGTGGTGGGAATCGACCTTGGCACGACCAACTCTGCCGTGGCGGTGATGGAGGGTGGGAAGCCGGTGATAGCGACAAATTCTGAGGGGCAGAGGACAACGCCGTCAGTGGTGGCTTGGACGAAGATCGGGGATTTGTTGGTGGGGCAGATAGCGAAGCGGCAGGCGGTGGTGAATTCGGAGAATACTTTTTTCTCGGTGAAGAGGTTTATTGGGCGGAAAATGGCGGAGGTGGATGAGGAGGCAAAGCAGGTGTCGTATACAGTGGTGAGGGATGAGAATGGGAATGTTAAGCTTGAGTGCCCTGCCATGGGAAAGCAGTTTGCTGCAGAGGAAATTTCGGCTCAG GTTTTGAGAAAACTTGTGGATGATGCATCAAAATTTTTGAATGACAAAGTTACTAAAGCTGTTGTCACGGTGCCGGCTTACTTCAATGATTCCCAAAGGACTGCCACAAAGGATGCTGGTCGTATTGCTGGCTTAGAAGTCTTGCGAATTATCAATGAACCTACTGCTGCTTCATTGGCATACGGTTTTGAAAAGAAGAACAATGAAACTATCCTGGTATTTGACCTTGGAGGTGGTACCTTTGATGTTTCAG TTCTTGAGGTTGGGGATGGAGTGTTTGAGGTACTTTCAACTTCTGGTGATACACATCTAGGGGGTGATGACTTCGATAAG AGAATTGTAGATTGGCTTGCTGCTAGTTTTAAGAAAGATGAAGGCATAGATTTGTTGAAGGACAAACAAGCTCTTCAAAGACTAACTGAGACAGCAGAGAAAGCAAAGATGGAATTATCATCCTTGACTCAAACAAGTATTAG TTTGCCTTTCATTACGGCCACTGCAGATGGACCCAAGCACATTGAAACCACTCTCACAAGGGCAAAGTTTGAAGAATTATGTTCGGATCTGCTTGACAG GCTTAAAAGACCAGTTGAAACGTCTTTGAGGGATGCAAAGCTGTCTTTCAGTGATCTAGACGAAGTGATCCTTGTTGGTGGGTCAACTCGTATTCCAGCTGTTCAGGAACTTGTGAGAAGAGTGACTGGAAAGGAACCGAATGTTACTGTAAATCCCGATGAAGTTGTTGCGCTTGGGGCCGCTGTTCAG gCTGGTGTTCTGGCAGGAGATGTGAGTGACATAGTCCTGCTGGACGTGATTCCATTATCTTTGGGTCTGGAAACCCTAGGCGGTGTTATGACAAAAATTATTCCGAGAAACACAACTTTGCCCACATCAAAATCAGAGGTGTTTTCGACAGCTGCTGATGGGCAGTCAAGTGTGGAGATTAATGTTctccaaggagagagagagtttgttaGGGACAACAAATCTCTTGGAAGCTTCCGCCTTGATGGAATCCCTCCTGCCCCCCGTGGAGTTCCTCAAATTGAAGTCAAGTTTGACATTGATGCCAATGGCATCCTTTCTGTCGCTGCTGTTGATAAAGGCACTGGAAAGAAGCAAGATATTACGATTACTGGTGCTAGCACATTGCCTGGTGATGAG GTAGAGAGGATGGTTAAAGAAGCGGAAAGATTTGCCAAGGAAGACAAGGAGAAGCGAGAAGCCATTGACACAAAGAACCAAGCAGATTCGGTTGTGTACCAGACAGAGAAGCAGTTGAAGGAATTGGGAGAAAAGGTTCCGGGTCCAGTGAAAGAGAAAGTCGAGGCCAAACTTAAAGACCTCAAGGATGCAATCTCAGGGGGCTCAACACAAGCCATGAAGGATACCATGGCTGCCCTTAATCAGGAAGTTATGCAGCTTGGCCAATCCCTCTATAATCAGCCTGGTGATGGTGTGGCGGCAGATGGTGGTGCTGGCCCTGCACCTGGTGGCAGCACTGGGCCTTCAGAATCATCCGGCAAAGGACCTGATGGGGATGTCATTGATGCAGATTTTACTGATAGCAAGTGA